One Deltaproteobacteria bacterium DNA segment encodes these proteins:
- a CDS encoding HPF/RaiA family ribosome-associated protein — MEIPLKITFRDIAPSPAIEANIREKAAKLDSLYDHIISCRVIVEAPHHHHHKGVTYEVHIDLTVPGGELAISHAPKRLAAAKLNHGEDPEKELTEFHEPSKHAAHEDVYVAIRDAFHAAGRKLQDHVRRQSGQVKVHEPVAVARIVKLFPFEDYGFLETPDRRELYFHRNSVLAPGFERLDVGTEVHFAEEMGDKGPQASTVRFTAG, encoded by the coding sequence ATGGAGATTCCCCTGAAAATCACCTTCCGCGACATTGCGCCGTCGCCGGCCATCGAAGCGAACATCCGCGAGAAGGCCGCCAAGCTCGACTCCCTGTACGATCACATCATCAGTTGCCGGGTGATTGTCGAAGCGCCGCACCACCATCATCACAAGGGAGTCACCTATGAAGTGCACATCGATTTGACCGTGCCCGGCGGCGAGCTGGCGATCAGTCACGCGCCGAAACGATTGGCGGCAGCGAAATTGAACCACGGCGAAGATCCGGAAAAGGAATTAACCGAATTCCATGAGCCCAGCAAACATGCGGCCCACGAAGATGTCTACGTCGCGATCCGCGATGCATTCCACGCCGCGGGGCGCAAGCTGCAAGACCACGTGCGGCGCCAGAGCGGCCAGGTCAAAGTTCACGAGCCCGTGGCGGTCGCCCGTATCGTCAAACTTTTCCCATTCGAGGATTATGGTTTTCTAGAAACTCCCGATAGGCGCGAACTCTATTTTCATAGGAACAGCGTGCTGGCGCCGGGCTTCGAGCGCCTCGATGTCGGCACGGAGGTCCATTTCGCCGAGGAGATGGGCGACAAGGGGCCCCAGGCGAGCACGGTTCGCTTCACTGCTGGATGA